One part of the Nostoc sp. PCC 7120 = FACHB-418 genome encodes these proteins:
- a CDS encoding citrate synthase yields MMVCEYKPGLEGIPAAQSSISYVDGQKGILEYRGIRIEDLAQQSTFLETAYLLIWGELPTKEELQVFEEEVRLHRRIKYRIRDMMKCFPESGHPMDALQASAAALGLFYSRRDLHNPAYIRDAVVRLIATIPTMVAAFQLMRKGNDPVKPRDDLDYSANFLYMLNEKEPDALAAKIFDICLILHVEHTMNASTFSARVTASTLTDPYAVVASAVGTLGGPLHGGANEEVIQMLEEIGSVENVRSYVEERLQRKDKLMGFGHRVYKVKDPRATILQGLAEQLFAKFGADKYYDIAQEMERVVEEKLGHKGIYPNVDFYSGLVYRKMGIPTDLFTPIFAIARVAGWLAHWKEQLEENRIFRPTQVYNGKHSVTYTPIDQR; encoded by the coding sequence ATGATGGTGTGCGAATACAAGCCTGGTTTAGAAGGCATTCCCGCCGCCCAATCGAGTATCAGTTATGTAGATGGGCAAAAGGGAATACTAGAATATCGTGGCATCCGGATTGAGGATTTAGCCCAGCAAAGTACTTTTCTGGAGACTGCTTATCTTTTAATCTGGGGTGAGTTGCCAACAAAAGAAGAATTGCAAGTATTTGAGGAGGAAGTCCGTCTTCATCGGCGGATTAAATACCGGATTCGGGATATGATGAAGTGCTTTCCCGAATCTGGTCATCCAATGGATGCACTCCAAGCCTCTGCGGCGGCTTTAGGCTTGTTTTACTCCCGTCGAGATTTGCACAATCCTGCCTATATTCGGGATGCTGTAGTGCGGCTAATAGCTACTATTCCGACGATGGTAGCTGCATTCCAGTTGATGCGGAAAGGTAATGACCCCGTTAAGCCCCGTGATGATTTAGATTATTCCGCCAATTTTCTCTACATGCTCAACGAGAAAGAACCGGATGCTTTGGCGGCAAAAATCTTTGATATCTGCTTGATTCTCCATGTCGAGCATACGATGAATGCTTCCACCTTTAGTGCTAGGGTAACAGCTTCCACCTTGACTGACCCGTATGCGGTGGTTGCTAGCGCTGTGGGGACTTTAGGAGGGCCTTTACACGGTGGAGCCAATGAAGAAGTAATCCAGATGTTGGAAGAGATTGGTTCCGTGGAGAATGTGCGTTCTTATGTCGAGGAGAGGTTGCAACGTAAAGACAAGCTCATGGGCTTTGGACATCGTGTCTACAAAGTTAAAGACCCACGGGCGACAATTTTGCAAGGCCTCGCAGAACAGTTGTTTGCCAAGTTCGGCGCAGATAAGTATTACGACATCGCCCAAGAAATGGAACGGGTAGTCGAAGAGAAACTTGGTCATAAAGGGATTTATCCCAATGTTGACTTCTACTCTGGTTTAGTGTATCGGAAGATGGGTATTCCTACAGACTTGTTTACACCAATCTTTGCGATCGCTCGTGTTGCTGGTTGGTTAGCCCACTGGAAAGAACAACTCGAAGAGAACCGCATTTTCCGTCCTACCCAGGTTTACAACGGCAAACACAGTGTTACCTACACCCCCATTGACCAACGTTAA